Genomic DNA from Pseudomonas fluorescens:
GCCGACGGTTCACGTTCGGTGGATAACCCCTGGGGCGCCATGAACTCGATGCCATAGGCCTGGCCCAGGTAACCGAATGCATCGTGGGACGTCACGATCTTGCGATTACCGGCAGGCAATGCGCCGAGCTTGGCCTTGGCTTCGGCGAGTAGGGCGTAGATTTTCTTCAGGTATGCCTGGCTGTTGCGTTCGTAGTCGGCCTTGTTGGCCGGGTCGGCAGCTTCCAGTGCCTTGGTGATGTTGCTGACATACAGCTCGGCGTTCGCCAGGTTGTGCCATGCGTGCGGGTCGGGGATGGTCTCACCGTCCTCATCCAGTGACCGGGGGATGACGCCACGGCTGGCGCTGATCACCGGGACGCTGGTTTCGGTGCTGGTCACCAGGCGGTCCAGCCACGGCTCGAAGCCCAAGCCATTCTTGATGATCAGTTTTGCCCTGAGCAACGCCTTGGCGTCGTCTGGGGTAGGTTCGTAGGTGTGTGCATCGGCGTCCGGCCCGACCATGTTGGTGATTTGAATATGCTCACCACCGACCTGTCGGGTCATGTCGGCGAGGATACTGAAGCTGGTCACCACCTGGAGTTTTTCGGCGGCGGACAGGGACATGGACAGCATCAGACTGATTAGCACGAGCAGTACGCGCATCGGGAAACACCTCATTGGGATGTGAGCAAGGGCGGGCGGCGCAGCAAACCGTGCACCGGCCCGAATACCACCGACAGCAGATACGACACGCCCGCCACCAGAACGATGGACGGTCCGCTGGGCAGTGAGTAATAGAACGACAACAGCAGGCCAAGCCAAACCGAGAGGCAACCGAGCAGCGCGGCGATCAGCATCAGCAGCGGCAGGCGACGGCTCCAGAATCGCGACGCGGCGGCCGGCAGCATCATCAGGCCGACGACCATCAACGCGCCGATGGCCTGGAAACCGATCACCAGGTTCAGCACCACCAAGGTCAGGAACACGCCGTGGGCCAAAGGGCCGAGACGACTGACGGTTTGCAGGAACAGCGGGTCGAGGGTATCGAACAGCAGCGGTCGATAAATCAACGCCATCGCCACCAGGCTGGCGCCGGAAACCCACAACATGCCGGTGAGTGTGGGGCCGTCCACCGCCAAGGCCGAGCCAAACAGCAGATGCAACAAGTCCAGGCGTTTGCCGGCCATGCCGAGGATCAACACGCCGGCCGCCAGGGAAATGGGATAAATCGCCGCGAGGCTGGCGTCCTCTCGTAGGCCAGTGCGCCGGGTAATCCAGGCGGCGAGCCCGGCCATGCTCAGGCCCGCGCCCAGGCCGCCCAGGGTCAAGGCCGGCAGGCTCACCCCGGCAAACCAGAAGCCCAGGGCGGCGCCGGGCAGGATGCCGTGAGCCACGGCGTCTCCGATCAGGCTCATGCGCCGAAGAATCAGGAACACCCCCAACGGCGCCGTGCTGCACGCCAACACCAGGCCACCCAGCAAGGCCCGACGCATGAAGACAAACTCTTGGAAGGGTTGCCAGAAATGCGTGGCCGCGAGCATCAGGCCACCCACGCATGGGGTTGTTGGGCGATCAAATCGACACTGCGGCCCAGCACGCAGCCGGTGTTTTTGATCAGCAGCGTATGGGGGACATGTTGGCGTACCGCTGCCAGATCATGACACACCACCACGATGGTCCGGCCTGCCGTGTGCCAGCGATGGATGTGTTTCCACAGTAGCGCCTGGCCTTGTTCGTCGAGGGCGGCGTGGGGTTCGTCGAGCAACAGCAAGGGCGCTTCGGCCAGGCTCAGGCGAGCGAGCAGGGCGCGTTGCAGCTCGCCTCCCGACAGCGCCATTAGCGGACGCTGCTCAAGGCCGTTCAATGCCCAATCGTCCAGTACGGTCTGCAGTAACTGTCTACGCATGGCTGGCGTGTGGCGATTGCCCCAAGAACCGGCCGCCACCAGGTCTTGCAAGTTGATGGGGAATTGCCGATCCAGATGTTGCTGCTGGGGCATGAATGAGACGCCACCACGTCGTGGAACATTCAAGGCGACTTTGCCGGCCAGCGGCTTTTGCAGCCCCGCGAGCACTTTCAATAGGCTGCTTTTGCCCGAGCCGTTGGCACCGATAATGGCGGTGAGGCTGCCTGCCGGTCGCTCCATGGCGAGGGGCGGGGTGAGGGGTTGTCCGGGGGCACCCCAGCGCAGTGCTTGGCAGTCGATCATGAAGCCTCCCGGGTCCAGCGGCTTTGCGCCACGGCGTCATGGGCATGAAGGCTTTCGGCGTGAACGACGCGTACATCCAGGGCGGTGATCTCCGATGAGCGGGCGAGGGCCGTGCTCAATCGCCGCGCGGCGTCTTCGCAGAACATCAGGTTTTGCCCGTTGGCCAG
This window encodes:
- a CDS encoding metal ABC transporter substrate-binding protein, producing MRVLLVLISLMLSMSLSAAEKLQVVTSFSILADMTRQVGGEHIQITNMVGPDADAHTYEPTPDDAKALLRAKLIIKNGLGFEPWLDRLVTSTETSVPVISASRGVIPRSLDEDGETIPDPHAWHNLANAELYVSNITKALEAADPANKADYERNSQAYLKKIYALLAEAKAKLGALPAGNRKIVTSHDAFGYLGQAYGIEFMAPQGLSTEREPSAAEVAALITQIRQAKVKAVFMENIKDARLLKQIADESGAHIGGTLYSDALAASGPASTFTGLFEYNLNTLYEALSRP
- a CDS encoding metal ABC transporter permease; translation: MLAATHFWQPFQEFVFMRRALLGGLVLACSTAPLGVFLILRRMSLIGDAVAHGILPGAALGFWFAGVSLPALTLGGLGAGLSMAGLAAWITRRTGLREDASLAAIYPISLAAGVLILGMAGKRLDLLHLLFGSALAVDGPTLTGMLWVSGASLVAMALIYRPLLFDTLDPLFLQTVSRLGPLAHGVFLTLVVLNLVIGFQAIGALMVVGLMMLPAAASRFWSRRLPLLMLIAALLGCLSVWLGLLLSFYYSLPSGPSIVLVAGVSYLLSVVFGPVHGLLRRPPLLTSQ
- a CDS encoding metal ABC transporter ATP-binding protein; the encoded protein is MIDCQALRWGAPGQPLTPPLAMERPAGSLTAIIGANGSGKSSLLKVLAGLQKPLAGKVALNVPRRGGVSFMPQQQHLDRQFPINLQDLVAAGSWGNRHTPAMRRQLLQTVLDDWALNGLEQRPLMALSGGELQRALLARLSLAEAPLLLLDEPHAALDEQGQALLWKHIHRWHTAGRTIVVVCHDLAAVRQHVPHTLLIKNTGCVLGRSVDLIAQQPHAWVA